The Schistocerca nitens isolate TAMUIC-IGC-003100 chromosome 8, iqSchNite1.1, whole genome shotgun sequence genome includes the window GACTGAAAAATTTTCCACACTGAGTGAATTTGGACAGATTAAAATATCCTATTATTTTGCTTTCATCACTGTACGGTTTTGGCTGTAAATCTTTCTATTGATGATTGTATAGAGTAACCCATCAGAATGGGCATATGTGATTTGGAGTTAAAGTATTCATCAAATCGGACAATAGTAGAACTAAAAACAGGATAGCAAGTGCATCTTGAATAATAATGATGTAACAAATAATTGAAAGAAAGTACTGGACTATGTATATGAAAATAAAGGTGTATTTTAATCCATCTAATGCCAATCAGTTTGGCAGACTAATTGTTGAGATAATTTTTGGTGGCTGCGGATCTTATTGCAACCAAAAATaggtatttttaatatttcaattttaGTTATTTGTTTAACGTAATTGGGATGTTTATCATGCCATTTTATTCCCAAGTAGAtgctcttttaaatttttcttcaaaagtggTTAGTGACTGTGGATACAGAtgttaatgaaataattattaatgTTTCTTGTCACTATGAAAGTGTTACTGTGTTCCAGCATGTGACATGTCACAAATAGAATCACCTCACCAGAGTCTATAAACATATCTATACAATGAGTCTTTTGTATAGTGAGCCTTTTTTTGAATCGCCCTTTCTTGTAGTTTGGAAATGATACCAATATTTTGTGTATTTGATACCCAAAAAGTGATTCTATAGCCGAAAATTAGATATACATGGGAACAGTATGTGACCATAAGACACTGATTGTTTCACACTGTTAACAGGACTCTGAGGGTGTAACATATTGATGATAATCTCTATGCCAGTATCTCATTTTTCCTTAGCTTTAAAGCTAAATATGACAGAGTTCATTCACTGTCATACCTAGATATCTTTGGCTTCATTGGGGACAATAAATCTTGTCCtatacactaatcagccaaaaAATGATGACCACATGCTTGATAAGAGTGTTGGCTCACTTTTGGAACACAACACAAGTGCTATTCTGCATGGCACTGATTCAATAAGTTCTTGGTAATTTCTGGAGGTACATGGCTGGCAGCAAAAGTGTGCAAACGTcacgcaattcctgtaaattacaggCCAGTGATTAGTGGCCACAGATCTGGCACCTGATAGCACCCTGATGGGTTCCATTGAGTTCAGATCTGGTGGATTTGATGGCCAAGATATTGAGGTTCACTGTCGTGCTTCTCCTTCAGGGAAGACATTGGGCATGAAGGAATGTGTGTGTTCCACAGTAAAAATACGCCGTCTACAACTGTGACGGAGTCTTCAATTACTACCGTAGgtaccatggaagcccaggtgaatatcccccatagcataatactgcctccacTGGCCTGCATTCAAAGTGCAGTTCATGTTCCAAGTAACCATTCACCTGGCTGACAGCATATCTGGGCAAGACCACTGACTTGTTATAACAAGAAACATGATACATCCGATCAGGTGATCGATTTGCATTGATCCGTGGTCAAATATTGATCATTCTATGCTCACTGGAATTGTAACTGATGGTGACTTTGGGTCAACATAACAAGTGGGAGTCATGTGCTACAGAGTCCCATGTTCAGCAATGTGCACTGAATGGTATGTTGCaaaacacttgtacctgcaccagcattgtactctgtcaatAGATCTGCCACATAttgccatctatcctactttacagatggGAGCAAGCATTTGATCTCCAGATTAGTGATTAGGTGTGGATGTCCAACAACTTGTGACCTACACatggttttactgtccttcaatatTTTTGTGTGGAGGCTCATGACAGTTACACACAAAAATGCTACCAGTTTCTCCTTTTGAGATAATCTGTCCCAGATGCCAGACCATAACAATGTGCCTTTTTTTCAAAGTCTTTTACGTCAGTGGATATCCCTACCTGCAGTCTTAATCATCACTATAATGATTCTCTATTCATCTATTCTtcacttatatactttccttaccataTCGCATCCCTACAGTGCCACCAGGCATCTTTGAATTTAGCGATGGACAGTTGTCATAAAGTTTCAGCTTGCCAATGTAGATTCATGGTATAGTGGTGTGCAATTGTGATTCAGTCATAGCATCAGCGGTAATCGAGAAAGAAATGGCAACAAAAATAAACATAGTAGTCTACAGGTTAGGTAAAATTCCCCATAGTTTGCACAGGTTATGTCTGAAACTGGAGATAGAAATATTTGAATTTGTCATAAATCTGTTGGTGAATTGTAACTCGAGTTCAGGCAAATAGTTTACTGAGCTCTACAAAAATCAGTAGGCTACTAAGAAGAATAACAAGAGATGTAGAAATCACTGTTACACTATTACACCAGCAAAAGTACAAAGCTGTTAAAGGTGAAGGCAAATTGTAAAAGTGCAAATAGACTGAAGTTAGTAGAAACACACTTGGCTCCTATAAGGATCATGCTTTACTGTAAGAAATAATGTAGCAGATCCTCAGTTAAAATCCTAAGAAATATTAGCAGTGTCTAATGTTGTCAGTGGCATATAAGTTAATGCCCAGATTCTCACTGGAAATTCGGGGACCAATGTAAAAGTCAGCAAAATGTAAGCTGAAATGCTGACCTTCCAAATATTCTCTGACAAAGTGAAATTTCGTACTCATAGGGACatacagcttttaaaaaataatgtaatgatACAGAGTGCCTAGTATTGGGCTACCATATTTTAACAGTTTATTTTAAATACCAGATTGAGCAGATTCTGTGGCCTACTTAGAGGTTACACATCCTGGTGTTTTCCTCCAGTCTCAGTGAAGGTGGTAAGGAAGTTTCAAACTATTCAATCAGGCTAGTTGTCTGCTGTTTGTAGACAACCAGGCAATATTCGTTGTACATAAGCATATGTTAATATTGAATGTCATCTAGTTTGTTAAATACGAAGTGTGTCTGCATGAGCTTATGGTTTTAAACTATCTTGAAAACTGTAAGTACCATGCTCTGTCTGCTGTAATATATGGCCCATAGTTCACATAGtgattttgtgtttttagtgtgttATAGTATGTTTAGATTAAATCTCCCATGCTTAATCCATGCATAGAGTTATTTAAttaattgttgtaatttttgcTTAAACTgcatttgtgtaatttttgttcctACATCCCTTCATAATTATTGTAAAAAAGCCCAAACTTTAATTATCTATTGGCAGTCCAAGCTTTTGCTGTGTATGTCAGTGCTCTTTAAAATTAGATAATTTCTATTTTTCAGGTCATTGAATCTGATGGATGATCCTCCACTTAGCATAAACGATCTTCcaaatgaaattttgttgcagaTCTTTTTTTATCTTTCTGTTGAAGATATAGCACTTAATGTTCAATTTGTTTGCAGTCGTTGGTCTGAAGTGTGTTCAAATGATGTACTGTGGAAGAACAGCTGTTTAAGTGTAGAGGGAAGTGCATCCATTCAATATGTTGTGTCACTGTTAAAAAAAGTtccaaaattgcagtgtttttgtaTCTGGTTTAGATCATCAGGAGAAGTTCTTAACAGATTAGCAGAATTCTGCAAAGATTTGCGTAAATTAGACTTCTGTGTGCCTCAGCTTGAGTTACCTTATGAAGCATTCAAGAATCTTGTTTCAGAATGTCCGAAACTGGAGGAAATTACTATCCCAGGATCTGCACTAGTAAGAGAAGAATTGGCAGAACTTGTGGGCCAATGGGAGTACCTGAATGACATTTATCTTATAGGCAGATCAGACAAACCCATTGCACTGAAGTATTTAGCAGAGGGCTGCCCAGCGTTACAGCATTTACACATGCGTTATGTTGTGTGCAATTTTACTGAACTAGAATATTTCTTAGAGAAAAAGAAGAACAAGCTATTGACTTTAAGCATTAGCCCACTCACTCAAGATGGCAGATGTGTGATTCCTCTCCTTGACATTTGTAAGGACAGGCTGGAAAAACTGCAGTTGGAAGACAGCAAATATTGCTACATTGAGTCACACAATTTTGGTATCATAAAAACACTGAAAAACTTGAAGGCCCTAAGCATAAAAATTCCTCGTGGTGTAAGAACAGATGTGATGTCAGATATTTTTGAAGAAAAGGCATTGTGTCAGTTACAAGAACTTGAACTAAACAATTATGCAGAAATAAATGATACTCTGGTTAACACTATTTGTAGTAACTGCCCAAATCTCTTGAGATTGGCTCTCAGATATTCAACACGTATTAGTGATGATGCAATGAGGAATCTACACAAATGCAAGAACCTGGAAGATTTAGATTTGTATTATTGCACAGAACTTACAGATGTCGCTGTggactttgttttaaagtgtagtaaatTGAAGTACCTCAATCTTGGTTTCTGCAAACTAACAGAGAAAAGCTTAACACGTCTTATAGTTCTGACTGAACTTAGAGAACTGATCCTTGATGCAATTAATGTTGCAAGTCTTCCCTTGCAAGTTTTTCCTCAACATTTGATGAACCTTAGAGAGCTTAAACTTGATTACTGTATGGACATTGATAATGAAGCACTAGCTATTCTCTGTGCTGAAATGCCTCATTTAAGAGTATCAAAAAAACAAGCTGAACTGTGTCCTTGACTGCTTCATATTCTTATATCATTATTAAAAAGCTTTGCTAAAAACGGTGACATTTCTTTGCTGTGAATATTGTATTTATCACTTATAATATTGTTTTCATGTCAGTCACAGATATTTTAagtgtaatgaaataataaaagtgtTTATATTATCTGTCTTTTATTTACACAatatacacattttaaaaatgaaTCAAAAATACTTATGGACAGCTACAGTAATCAAATAAACAAATCtttgaatgttgtttactcccataaatatacactcgcgcacacacacacacatccatccacacatatacagacatatttaaagacaaagagtttgggcagagatgtcagtcgaggtgcctcgactgacatctctgcccaaactctttgtctttaaatatgtctgcttgtgtctgtatatgtgtgtgtgtgtgtgtgtgtgtgtgtgtgtgtgtgtgtgtgtgtgtgtgtgtgtgtgcgtgcgcgcgcgagtgtatacctgtccttttttccccctaaggtaagtctttccgctcccgggtttggaatgactccttaccctctcccttaaaacccacatcctttcgtctttccctctccttccctctttcctaaaagatgaggcaacagtttgctgcgaaagcttgaattttatgtgtgtgtttgtgtttgtttgtgttccctgttttgggaggaggtaatatagagcataacaagaaaaaaattgtctagtaactgtggactctaaaatgcgtaccttaagagctgtgagcacttcttcaataGACGAGAGGTCTTTCACAGTAGTGAgcttaacaagtgctcatagccctgaaggtacgtactttagagcccatgtttactggatatttctttcttattttgatccatactaccacttctcaaaatattgaaagtaaagagcttgcagtagaagagatttgtttaacGCTGTCAAAGATGAGGAACTGCTTGTGCTTGTTGCTGAGAAGCAATACTGAACTGCAAGCTCTGCACACTTCTTACATGTTCCATACCTATTCCAAATgatgatcaaacaatggaaactccaggcaagaatattaacaatgtaggaaaaaatagattgctacttactgtaaagaaggcaCGTCATGTTGCAGACAGGTGTGATTAAAAGACACACATAGCTGTCAGCTACAACCTTTGTCactactagagagagagagagagagagagagagagagagagacacacacacacacacacacacacacacacacacacacacacacacacaatgctggcCTGAGATGCTAGAGTTGGTGTGCATGTgtactttcttttgtgtgtgtgtgtgtgtgtgtgtgtgtgtgtgtgtacacgcacTTCATTTTACTGACGAAGGCTTTGACTGAAACCTGTATGTGAGTGttttttaatcatgcctgtctgcaccTTGATTTGTTTTCGTTACGGTAAGCAGCAATCAATCTTTTCCAAATGATGATCAGGTTTTCGTGTACCACCTACGCTGTATATACTAATGTATCACGCTAAAATGTGATCATAGATATTTTCCATCAGATATCTTGGACATATGTGACTTGTATCCATAAATGTATGGTGTTGTAGGAaaatggttaatattcagggatatgacatgaacgattattcgaagcaagaaagtctagtaaacatgagctctaaaaagcAAACTTTAACAGGTGCAAGCACTTCATCTTTGACAGtgttaaacaaatctcttctactataGGCTCTTTTACtttcaatattttgagaagtggtagtatggatcaatatAAAATAgaagtgtccagtaaacatgggctctaaagtgcataccttcagGGCTATGAGCATTTGTTAATCTTCACTACTGTGTAagtcatctcttctactgaagtagtgctcatagctcttaagatatgcattttagagctcatagttactaaacaattttttcttgttatggtccatactacctcctcccaaaacatggaaagcaaagagctcgttgtaagaacagatttgtttcacagtattgaggATGAAGATGTACTCAAAGCTCTTAAGATGTTAATTTCAGAGCTCATGAATGTGGATGCCTGCTTGATCAGTTGTTATTTTCATTTGGTAGTGACTATAGAACTCCTGACTATTGAGTTAGTGAGGTGCATATCAGAATTTAAGAAAACAGCGATTTAATTTTTGCAATTATGTTatggtttttattttgtgtgtaatgGTTTTCTGACATATTGTGATAACTTTTCAAAGAAAGATCATTTCTCTCTTAAGTTGGACCATCAgggataaattttctgcagccacTCGCTATCTGCAATTAGGATGCTTTTAGTAGCACAATGTAAAATATTCAATGTATTAAATGTAATTTCTCTAATCTTAATACATACACATCTGCACTGAAAGTTTTAGAAGGAATGTACGGTGCATTTATAGTGGCTTGTTTTACATTAGTTCTGTAAGGCAAGAAACAACTACTTCAAAAAGAGCTATACCATTTTTAGAACACTAATTAGTTGCTACTCTTCATGAATCTAAGCCACTACGTACATTTCCCAATAGTAAATGAGCTGCTACACCGTTCTTATCTGCTGCTGTTAACAGTAAATACCAGTAGTTACTGTGCTTTCTGAGACTTTAAAAAGGAATTTATGAAATAAGGGCTTGGGATAAGACAGTTTGCTTTTTAGGATCTTGCTATTTTAATCTCTTGTTTTTTGTGCCAGCAGCTAATAGGGTAGGGGCACAGTTTGTTCTAATTATAACAGGAGCCACAATGCTTAAATCTAGAGCAGATTTTGCTGATACTGCCTCATTAAACATTCCTTTCAGTGCACAACAAGAGTTTACAGAGAGGTGTAGATTGCCTAAAGTTGCTACCCCTACCCTGATGCTGCATGTTGCATGGAATTGAAGGCAACTGCACAAAAGCGTATACAATCTTACATGAATGCCTTCCATAGAGGCCAAGGCTTTCACTCGTAAGTGTGCTTTCAAGCAGTGGAGATGTATGCTGTGCACTTCACAGTGCCTGCAGCATGTTGGCAAGGTGGTTTCGAGAAGCATGAAGGTAGAATATGGCAAATTGGTGCAAATAACACGAGAGTGTTTTAACTGAACAACAGGaactgaagtcatatttgttatcaGAATTAAAGACTATCACAAGCAGGACAAACATAATATAGTATGAAATAAAATTGCTGAATGTTAAGTGTAGGCTGCAGGTGACAATTGAGGATATTGGAAAGAAAATAAATACTGTTTTCATGTCACTGAGAGTTCGAAGAGAATTGGTGCTGACTATGAAGATGAAGATGCGTCTGTACCAAAAAGTGCAGTTTTTTTGACAGATTTTGATTTGCCAGTGGCATAGAACCTTTGCTGGTAAGTAATCGCCTTTCTCATCAAAATATCTGCTGTGTTAAATTCTTTGCACAAGACCAAGTAGAAATTTATAATTATCCTTGAGCATCCTCAGTTAATGTCAAAACGAGTGCTTCGCGTCAAAACTAGTGCCTGGCCTCTAAAAGGAGTCACACCCACAAAGGAAAGTCTAGCTTCCCCACTCCTCCTGTCTGCTCATCCATTTGTGCCCCCTTAGTGGCTGGTTTCTTTTTGTGCTATTCACTGCCACGTTTTATAATGCAGCAGAGAAAGCAAGAATTGAAGATTTTCTTTCAGCACTCAGTGCCATGATAGTTTGCCATCTGTCTGTGTGTGCGCAATAGTGTCTCCTGACATGCACTTTGTTGTGCATCTAATCACATGACTTCTCCCATACACTTTGGGGTGCACATTGTTAGGTGCTTTAAGGAATGTGAAAATGGGCACTTAGCTTCATAGCTCACAGAGTAATTTTTGTAACATCTCATCCTGCCAGTTATCTAGCTTTCCAAAAACCcttgatattttcattatttacaagTTCCAGATTAAAGTTCTTGTTCAGAGCCTATATTATGTTGTGGTACAAATGATATCCTGTAACAAACTGATATTTAACAAGATAGTGTTCCTAAGTGAAGGCACATACTGTGTGTTGATTGTGAAACATGGTACCATATTCGGTGATGGAACTGATTTTTCTATGTGGGAACTACTCTTCTTCAATTAACTTTACAGACAACTTTTTCAGTTAGTTAATTTTGTGGCAGTGTTTATTCAGTTCTTACAGCACATTACAGCAGATGAATGTTATTTACCATAATTTAATGTAACGCTTATGGAGTTGCATAATGATACAACATTTAGTCTTACAGACCATCAAAATAAATCATTTAAGACTGTCACTTGAATGAAtatttcactgtgcagtggagtgttcACTAGTTTGTGAGATGTCCTGAGAGATTAAAATTATATGCTGAACAAGAACTCAAACCAGGCATCTTGCCTTTCACTTAGCTGGTTAGGGAATTGTTTTCCAAAGGCTGGGTTCCAGATTCAAATTCCAGTCcaacacacagttctaatctgttaGGAAGTCTCAATACTGTCTCTGTTTGTTCTGGATTGTACAGCATCATATTACTGTTTGGGTGTGCTTCTCTGTCAATTTGAAATATAGCATTTTGTTTCACAAATAtgccaagaagacaaaaactttgtCAGACACCTGTAAGGTAATAATGCCACCATTCAGGTGGTGTTTATCATTGTTGAATGGATTTAGAGTGCAAGATGACATGGGCATTAATGCCAGAGGCATAATGGGTATTGGCATTTCTATGAAAGGGTAAGTGTGTAGCAAATTGAGTTACTATGAACACTACAATGatcaagttttaatctgccaggaagtatcaaatcAGGGCACTCTCCACTGCTGAGTGAATTCAGTCTGGAAATAATGCCCCATGTTGTGGTTgaaccatgtctctgcaatattctctcgttcaggagtgctagtctcgtAAGGTATGTGGGagaacttctttgaagtttggagggtagggaGTAAGGTAccatcagaagtaaagctgtgagggcaggttttgaatcatgcttggatagctcattcggtagagcacttgcttgtaaAAGTCAAAGATCCTGCATTAGAGTTCGTGTcttgctcacagttttaatctggcagtaaGTTTTGATCCAGTTATTATTATCAAGAATAGACAAAGTGAATATCAGTGATCATTTTAGTAAGTTTATTTGCTCATGTCACAACCTTATGATAACATAGTAGGATATGTTTACAAAGTCGATGTAATATGAAAGAGAATAGCCTTGGGCTATTGCAGTACTGTAGTAGGGGAGGTAAATGTATGTAAAAGGAGAAAGATTTCTGGAGCTTTGTTGCAAGTATCAGACTGTTTGAGCAATTAACACACTTCCAGAACcgaaaggaaagaaaagataagggcAAATGAGAATGTGGGGTAAAGGTAAATGAgaaggaaggaaggggggggggggggggggaagggaggggaagagagagagaaggtgaaaatctgaggctaACATTGCTGGACTACCTAAAAGTGTtgttatataatagagggaaacattccacgtgggaaaaatatatctgaaacaaagatgatgtgacttaccatacgaaagcgctggcaggtcgatagatacacaaacacatacatacacacaaaattcaagctttcgcaaccaatggttgcttcgtcaggaaagagggaaggagagggaaagatgaaaggatgtgggttttaagggagagggtaaggagtcattccaatcccgggagcggaaagacttaccttagggggaaaaaaggacaggtatacactcgcgcgcacacacacacatatccatccgcacatacacagacacaagcagacatatttaaaggcaaagagtttgggcagagatgtcagtcgaggcggaagtacagaggcaaagatgttgttgaaagacaggtgaggtatgggcggcggtaacttgaaattaacagaggttgaggcctggcggataacgagaatagaggatatactgaagggcaagttcccatctccggagttctgacaggttggtgttagtgggaagtattcagataatccggacggtgtaacactgtgcctagatgtgctggccgtgcaccaaggcatgtttagccacagggtgatcctcattaccaacaaacactgtctgcctgtgtccattcatgcgaacggACAACTTGttgttggtcattcccacatagaaagcttcacagtgtaggcaggtcagttggtaaatcacgtgggtgctgtcacacgtgggtctgcctttgatcgtgtacaccttccgggttacaggactggagtaggtggtggtgggaggatgcattggacaggttttacaccagggggcggttgcaagggtaggagccagagggtaaggaaagtggtttggggatttcatagggatgaactaataggttacgaaggttaggtggacggcggaaagacactcttggtggagtggggaggatttcatgaaggatggatctcatttcagggcaggatttgaggaagtcgtatccctgctggagagccacattcagagtctgatccagtcccggaaagtatcctgtcacgagtggggcacttttgtggttcttctgtgggaggttctgggtttgaggggatgaggaagtggctctgtttatttgcttctgtaccaggtcaggagggtagttgcagaatgtgaaagctgttttcaggttgttggtgtaatggttcagggattccggactggagcagattcgtttgccatgaagacctaggctgtagggaagggaccgtttgatgtggaatgggtggccgACAGCTGCTATTGGACAGAGTCTTTCTTCAGATTCAGAGAAACACACATGGGTTGATATACACACGACCTCTGCCGTCTCCAGGTGCTGAGGCCTGACTGCAGTGAGCAGCAATCTTGGCTGGGGTGAGTAGTTGGGGTACAGAAGAGGCATGGTGCGGGGAGGGGTAGGGGTAGCAGGGTAGGGACTTGGGTAGATGCTGTATTGCTACCTGAGGGAGTGTGCAGGTACCTGCTGGGGAGAGGATGGTGGGCTGTTATGTGTAACATTGGGGGATAGTAGGCATGTGTGCGTATGGAATGGGATGATGGTGGGGTGTAGaggcaggtggaggacagggactagcaaagaGTGAGGCCAGGGGGACTATGGCAGTGAAGTATATGGTGCATGGGGAGtttccacctgtgcagttcagaatagctggtgttggtggggagaATACAGactgcacaggctgtgaagcagtcattgaattcaAACACTTCATGTTGGGCGAAACGTAgcagctgggtggtccagctgtctgtaGTTTCATCCAGAACTGAAATGACTGAATCAAATTTTCCACCAGGATTTCAGATACCTCCTGTTGTGGCCTGAAATGAGTAATAGTCTTGTCATTATCTCCCACAGTGTGGTAATCCACTGCCCAACCTACATTAGCAATTTCCTTGTTCATCGCTGCTCCACTCAAGCTCCCATTCTGTTACCCCGTGGCTAATATCCGTGTGAAAGATACAAACACAGGACCTGTCCTGTACATACTCTCGCTACCACCTGTTTCAGTCCTGTCACTTCATCAAAGGCAGGGCAACCTGTGACAGGAGCCAGGTGATGCACCAACTTACCTGTAACCACTGTGCTGAACTCTACATGGGCATGAC containing:
- the LOC126199089 gene encoding dynein regulatory complex subunit 6-like; the encoded protein is MDDPPLSINDLPNEILLQIFFYLSVEDIALNVQFVCSRWSEVCSNDVLWKNSCLSVEGSASIQYVVSLLKKVPKLQCFCIWFRSSGEVLNRLAEFCKDLRKLDFCVPQLELPYEAFKNLVSECPKLEEITIPGSALVREELAELVGQWEYLNDIYLIGRSDKPIALKYLAEGCPALQHLHMRYVVCNFTELEYFLEKKKNKLLTLSISPLTQDGRCVIPLLDICKDRLEKLQLEDSKYCYIESHNFGIIKTLKNLKALSIKIPRGVRTDVMSDIFEEKALCQLQELELNNYAEINDTLVNTICSNCPNLLRLALRYSTRISDDAMRNLHKCKNLEDLDLYYCTELTDVAVDFVLKCSKLKYLNLGFCKLTEKSLTRLIVLTELRELILDAINVASLPLQVFPQHLMNLRELKLDYCMDIDNEALAILCAEMPHLRVSKKQAELCP